AGCGCCGCAGGCCAAACCTGCGAAGGCAGCCTCTACCTCGACGACGGCGTCAGCTATGCCTACCAGAAAGGCCAGTTTCTGCGCCTCAAGTTCTCCTGCGAACTGACATCGAGCGGCCTGATCGTCAAGATCGGCCCCCGTGAAGGCAGTTTCACTCCGTGGTGGTCCCAGTTCTCAATCGAAGTTTATGGAGCCACAAAGGCTGCTGCCAGCGCCAGCACAGTGTCGGGACCAGTTACCACCGCTCTTGACACCGATCACCACCGGCTGCAAGCTGTAATCCCGGATGATGGCAAAGGTGCTGAACTCACGTTGGCGTACTAGAGCCGTGTTTTCTATACGCCAGCTGTCGGTCACGAAACTTACCTCTCAATTGGAGGCCGCCAGGACCCTTGGCTACAGCTATAGCACATTACTCAATACCGCCCTCGGGCTTAATAAAATCCGAGTGCCCGCAGGGTTCGTCCTTGACCATACTCATTCGACGATTGGCCGTGGGCCAGAATCTTTTGGACTCGCCAAACAAGCACTAAAAGGTTGGAAGCAATTTGATCTCGGCTGGGTACGAGTAATCAATCCAGATGCAAAGATTGAAGTTGGAGAAACTGTCGGGGTCGAGGCTTATGCTCTCGGCCTATGGTCCGTCAATTTCAGCCGCATTCTCTATGTCATCGACGAGCCAACTCGCTTCGGTTTCGGCTATGGCACAACCTCGCTGCATGTGGAGCGCGGCGAAGAGAGATTTCTACTGGAATATGATCCGCAGTCTGATTGCGTCGACTATGATCTGCTCGCAGTTTCTCAAGCTGCCTATTGGCTGGCCAAACTCGGAAATCCGTATACTCGCTCACAGCAACGCCGATTTGCTCGCGAATCTCACTTGCGCATAAAGCAGTTAGCTCAACCCTCATAACTGATACCCTAGATATATGAAATTCGGCGTCCTTGTCTTCCCAGGCTCTAACTGCGATCACGATACTTATAACGTGATCGCCGAGATTACCCATCAGCCGGTCAGCTTTCTCTGGCACGACTCAGAAGACCTTGGCGGAGTGGACGCAGTGCTCGTCCCCGGCGGTTTCGCTTACGGCGACTACCTCCGCACCGGAGCCATCGCCCGCTTCTCCCCTGTGATGCAGGCCGTCACCCGCTTTGCCGACGCCGGTGGACTTGTCCTGGGCATCTGCAATGGATTCCAGATCCTCACCGAGGCCGGACTGCTGCCTGGCGCGCTCATGCGCAACGCCGGACTTAAATACATCTGCAAACAGGTCGACCTTCGCGTCGAGACGGCCAACAGTCCGTTCACCAGCCAGCTTCGTGTCGGTGAAGTTCTCCAGATCCCCATCGGTCACATGGAAGGCAACTATTATTGCGACGCCGAGACGCTACGCGAACTCGAAGCCGAAGACCGCATCGCCTTCCGCTACGCCACCCCGGATGGCAAGGTCACTCCTGAAGCGAACCCCAACGGATCGCTCGGCAATATTGCGGGAGTGCTGAACAAGGGCCGTAACGTGCTGGGCATGATGCCTCACCCTGACCGCTCCAGCGAACAGCTTCTCGGCTCCGCTGACGGGCTCAAGATTTTCTCATCCCTGGTGGATGCACTCGCCACTCGCTAACTCATCCAACCGAGCAGTCAGAGCAGGGCTATGATCGATATCCACCATCACCTTATCTACGGCGTCGACGACGGCTCGCCCGATCTCGAGACCTCGATTGCGATGGCGCGAGAAGCCATTTCCGAGGGCGTGACTCGCATCGCCTGTACGCCGCACTCCAGCGACAGCTACCCGTACCAGGCCGAGCTCAACGCTGAGCGCATGGCGGAGATTCAATCGCACCTCGGTAACGAAATCGAGCTGGGCCTGGCCTGCGACTTTCATCTGAACGCGGATAACATCCACGACGCGATTCGCAATCCGCTCAAGTACTCCATCTGCGGCAAAGGCTATCTGCTGGTCGAGTTTCCTGAGATGGCGATTCCTCCGCAACTCGGCGAAGCACTTCACCGCCTCAAGGCTGCCGGATATACCAGCATCATCACCCATCCCGAGCGAAACCCGGTCATTGTGAAGCATCCGCAGATGCTCGCCGATTGGATTCGCATGGGCTGCGTTGTGCAGGTGACTGCATCGTCTCTGTACGGACGCTTCGGCAACTCGGCGCAGGCATTTGCCAACGAGTGCCTGGATCGCAACTGGATCCACTTCCTTGCGACTGACGCCCATAATCTCGACTGGCGTCCTCCGCATCTTAAAAAGGGCTACGAATACGCAGCCAACCGCGCCGGGGAAGAAACAGCTCGCCGCATCTGCGTGGAAAACCCCAAAGCCGCATTCCTGGGCACCAAGATGCCGGTGCAGCCAGAGGCGCTGGGCGTCTGGGACAGCGCGCCGATCAAATTCGGCGACAGCGTCAAGTCGGCTCCGCGTCGCAGCTCTCCCGATGTTGAAAAGCCGAGCAAGGGATTTTTAAGCAAACTCTTCGGCAAATAGCAGGCAGACTGATAGAAGGCAGGCTAGAGGCCCAGGCCGCCATCGACTGCCAGAATCTGTCCTGTGATGAAATGGGGGCCTGTCGCGAAGAAAAGCAGGGCCTCCGCCACATCCTGCGCAGCTCCGTTACGCCCCATCGGAGTTTTGGCCGCAAACCGGCTGGCAAGCTCATCTGCATTGCCCATTTCAATCCAGCCCGGCGCAATACAGTTCACGCTCACCTCTGGCGCGAAAGCCTTGGCCATGGTTTGGGTGAGCATGTGCAGAGCGGCCTTGGACGAGCAGTAATGAGCATGCGTGGCCCATGCATGTATGCCGCCCAGCGAGCCTAGATTGACGATGCGTCCGCGTGCAGCTTTCAGGTGAGGCAAAGCCTCCCGCGCCATTAGAAATGGGCCGCGTGTATTGGTTTCAAAGACCCTGTCCCATTGATCGAGCGTGATCTCGCTGAACGGCGCAGATTCAAAGACTGCCGCATTGTTTACCAGCAGATCAAGTCCACCGAAGAGATCGACCGTATCCGCTACGGCACGGCGCACACTCTCTTCGCTACGAACGTCGGCCTGCACCGCGAAAGAGCGCACACCTGTCTTCTCAAGCTCACGCACGGTATCGGCGGCCTCATCCGCGGACTCGCGAAAGGTGATGACCACGTTCGCTCCGGCGCGGGCCAGCTCCAATGCCAATTCCCTGCCCACGCGCTTGGCGCCGCCGGTGACCAGGGCGGTTTTGCCTGATAACGGTTGGCCGATTTGCGAATCGGGGGGCGATGAACAATGAGGCGACGAACGATGGGACATGGTTCCTCATGAAATGCGTTTCGGGTCAAAATTCAAAGGCGACCCGAAGGCCGCCCTGATGTTTAAAACTTCAACCGCGCCTGGTTCACTTGCGCTGGGTTTATTTTGCGTAGTTTATTTGGGCGAAGTCGTATCCTGAGGCTTCGCGTCGCTGGGTGCAGTAGCCGGCGCTCCGTCCTTTGGGGCATCGGGCGCGGGCGCAGTGCCGGCGTCTGGAGGAGCTACCTCGGGCTTGGCATTCGGATCGGCCGGCTTATCTTTATCCGGAGCCGAGCCTTCACTCTTTTTATAGATGGAGTACTGCTTGGCCGGGCGATTCAGCTTGATCTCGACCGCCATCTTATCCTTGTCGACCAGGTAATCTTCGCCAAAGGTCTGAAAGCCCTGCGCGATTACCTGCAGACGAACACTCTTACCAATGGAGAGCAGATCGAGGGAGGCTTTGCCTTCGTCGTTCGTCTTCAGCTCCATGTTGCCGTTGTTGCGGCCATCCTCAAGGGGATGGAAGATCACGGAAGCGTTCTCGACCGGCTTGCCGGTGGAAGCGCGAACGACGGTCACTTCAAATTTGGCGGTCGGTGGCGGAGCCTTGTATTTGCGGCCACGCTTGCTTGTATCGTCCTGGGCATGAGCGGCCACGTTCAGGCCACAGAGCACTACAGAGGCTAACAAAAGACTTGAAACAACGAAACGGCGATACGAAATCATGCGACGAACCATCCTGTCATTGTAGACCGTGGTTACCCTCGCTGGTCAATTCCGCTGGTCAATTCCGGAGGTCAATGGTGGTGGGTGGTGGGGTAATTGTGCTTTTGGCGGGGGGGAAAGCAGATTCCCTTCGGGAATGACAGACAGAAAGGCAAGGGCAAAGACTACGGCAAGGGTAAGGGTAAAGGCTATTTGAGGCTGTATTTACAGTTTGTATTGTTCGTTGCTGACCTGTTCCATCCAATCCACAGCTTTGCCGTCTAATCGTTCCTGGATTGCGATATGGGTCATGGCTGTGGATGGGGTGGCCCCGTGCCAGTGTTTCTCTCCTGGCGCGAACCAAACCACATCACCGGGGTGAATCTCCTCTATCGGCCCATCTTCCCGCTGAGCCCATCCGCAACCTGCGGTGACAATCAAGGTTTGCCCAAGAGGGTGGGTGTGCCAGGCGGTACGCGCCCCCGGCTCGAATGTGACGCTGGCGCCGGAAACAAAAGCTGGATCAGGCGCTTGAAATAGCGGGTCAATCCGTACAGTGCCCGTAAACCAATCTGCCGGACCTTTGCCTGAGGGCTGCGAACCGATGCGCTTGATCTCCATCCACACATTCTAATAGCTGGAAATAAGGGATGAGTTTTCAACAAGATTGCGGCGAGGGGACAGGAACGGCAAAGCCGAATCATGAAGCCTCTAATTTACGCAATTTTCATGAGCGAGATACGCTCATATTTTTACGGTGTGCACTTGACAATGGCAAGCCATCTTGCCTACTGTAGCAGTTGGACAGTGAGAGTGCTAAAGCCTGTGCGGACCTCCGCAAACTCTCACCCCTAAAGCGGGCGAGTTGCGTCCGAAGACCTTTTTCAACCACAAACGCGAGGCGGGCCTGAGCCTTCCCGCGCGAAGGAGAAGCAACACTATGGCAACATCATCGACAACGAAGACCTTTACTCCACTTCACGACCGCATCCTCGTTCGCCGTGTAGAAGAGGGTGAAACCATTCGGGGCGGCATCATTATCCCCGACAGCGCCAAGGAAAAGCCACAGGAAGGCGAAGTCCTCTCCGTGGGCAAAGGCAAGTCGAACGACGAGGGCAAGGTATTCCCTCTCGATGTTAAGGCTGGCGATCGCGTCCTCTTTGGTAAGTACTCCGGTACCGAAATCAAGATCGACGGCGAAGAGCTGCTGATCATGCGTGAAGAAGAAGTCCTCGGCATCCTCAGCAAGTAGTGCTTCGCACTCTTGATTGCTTCGCGTGATTGAACGCGCAAGTTGATGAGATTGGAAACACACTCAACGCGCTTTCGAGCGCAAATGATTCTGAAACAGGAGATTTCAAGTTATGGCAAAGCAGATTCTGCACGGAGAAGATTCCCGTCAGGCGATCCTGCGTGGGGTTAACATCCTCGCGGACGCCGTCAAGGTGACCCTCGGCCCCAAGGGCCGCAATGTCGTCATTGAGAAGAAGTTCGGTTCGCCGACCATCACAAAGGACGGCGTAACCGTCGCCAAGGAAATCGAGCTCAGCAATGCTCTCGAAAACGTAGGCGCACAGCTCGTCAAGGAAGTCGCTTCCAAGACCTCTGACGTTGCCGGTGACGGCACCACGACCGCAACCGTTCTGGCCCAGTCCATCTATAAGGAAGGCGTCAAGACTGTTGCAGCCGGAGCGAACCCGACCGCCCTCAAGCGCGGCATCGATAAGGCAGTTGCTGCCGTAATCGGTACTCGCGACAAGGAA
This DNA window, taken from Acidicapsa ligni, encodes the following:
- a CDS encoding co-chaperone GroES, giving the protein MATSSTTKTFTPLHDRILVRRVEEGETIRGGIIIPDSAKEKPQEGEVLSVGKGKSNDEGKVFPLDVKAGDRVLFGKYSGTEIKIDGEELLIMREEEVLGILSK
- a CDS encoding tyrosine-protein phosphatase, yielding MIDIHHHLIYGVDDGSPDLETSIAMAREAISEGVTRIACTPHSSDSYPYQAELNAERMAEIQSHLGNEIELGLACDFHLNADNIHDAIRNPLKYSICGKGYLLVEFPEMAIPPQLGEALHRLKAAGYTSIITHPERNPVIVKHPQMLADWIRMGCVVQVTASSLYGRFGNSAQAFANECLDRNWIHFLATDAHNLDWRPPHLKKGYEYAANRAGEETARRICVENPKAAFLGTKMPVQPEALGVWDSAPIKFGDSVKSAPRRSSPDVEKPSKGFLSKLFGK
- a CDS encoding SDR family NAD(P)-dependent oxidoreductase, translated to MSHRSSPHCSSPPDSQIGQPLSGKTALVTGGAKRVGRELALELARAGANVVITFRESADEAADTVRELEKTGVRSFAVQADVRSEESVRRAVADTVDLFGGLDLLVNNAAVFESAPFSEITLDQWDRVFETNTRGPFLMAREALPHLKAARGRIVNLGSLGGIHAWATHAHYCSSKAALHMLTQTMAKAFAPEVSVNCIAPGWIEMGNADELASRFAAKTPMGRNGAAQDVAEALLFFATGPHFITGQILAVDGGLGL
- the purQ gene encoding phosphoribosylformylglycinamidine synthase subunit PurQ: MKFGVLVFPGSNCDHDTYNVIAEITHQPVSFLWHDSEDLGGVDAVLVPGGFAYGDYLRTGAIARFSPVMQAVTRFADAGGLVLGICNGFQILTEAGLLPGALMRNAGLKYICKQVDLRVETANSPFTSQLRVGEVLQIPIGHMEGNYYCDAETLRELEAEDRIAFRYATPDGKVTPEANPNGSLGNIAGVLNKGRNVLGMMPHPDRSSEQLLGSADGLKIFSSLVDALATR
- a CDS encoding DUF1990 domain-containing protein, which translates into the protein MMAKVLNSRWRTRAVFSIRQLSVTKLTSQLEAARTLGYSYSTLLNTALGLNKIRVPAGFVLDHTHSTIGRGPESFGLAKQALKGWKQFDLGWVRVINPDAKIEVGETVGVEAYALGLWSVNFSRILYVIDEPTRFGFGYGTTSLHVERGEERFLLEYDPQSDCVDYDLLAVSQAAYWLAKLGNPYTRSQQRRFARESHLRIKQLAQPS
- a CDS encoding (R)-mandelonitrile lyase, whose product is MEIKRIGSQPSGKGPADWFTGTVRIDPLFQAPDPAFVSGASVTFEPGARTAWHTHPLGQTLIVTAGCGWAQREDGPIEEIHPGDVVWFAPGEKHWHGATPSTAMTHIAIQERLDGKAVDWMEQVSNEQYKL